The proteins below are encoded in one region of Engystomops pustulosus chromosome 8, aEngPut4.maternal, whole genome shotgun sequence:
- the CAPN15 gene encoding calpain-15 isoform X3: MAAPSPCGEWSCCRCTFLNPHGQRHCSICEAPRNLPDLNQILRLSSAEQRWSCSRCTFSNLTPTNPSPPPTGCQVCGFLPPPAVPNGIPRAPHEEVRSPVQESDPEDITSPVLQSVLNSGWSCPRCTLHNTPVSTSCSACGGPRKLSLPKIPPEALVVPEVLPPPAAFQGSDEQATAPLREPDSPRPLPALPLSPGPHNIPVPRSRREVAPDNPLSPPPSASSRLPKRLSILEEEVTAAETTPSSAEPQTLDTTWSCGKCTLRNVGSASRCCVCGATRASESDSNTAAMEGLPSPSSTVVLPMPVPRRTEWACPACTLLNETRCTHCVACHTAQGYVAQHRKVGTRMLRRRESVRAETRRQTDEGEAKELWENIVKFCRELSSWLSPSQNKVNFVDDSFPPGPLSVGFPESDSVQQRVKQWLRPQEINCSIFKDRGVKWSVFRTPRPSDILQGLLGNCWFLSALAVLAERPELVEKVMITRTICPEGAYQVRLCKDGTWSTVLVDDMLPCDEAGYLLFSQAQRKQLWVALIEKALAKLHGSYFALQAGRAIEGLATLTGAPCESLMLQVSSTNPREETVDTDLIWAKMLSSKEAGFLMGASCGGGNMKVDDAAYESVGLRPRHAYSILDVRDVHTHRLLRLRNPWGRFSWNGCWSDDWVLWPASLKHELMPHGSSEGVFWMEYNDFIRYFDSVDICKIHTDWHEVRVQGTFPNKASTPVTVTSLTVVERTALEFSLFQEGSRRSDTVDSHLLDLCIMVFRASHGGTGKVMLGRLMAHSKRAVKKFVGCDVMLEPGEYAVVCCAFNHWHTLNLGASSNVQASSPTGSGNNRRSAPDPMGYVLAIYSSRLVMVEQVEAQPTTLADAIILLTEDKGERHEGREGMTCYYLTHGWAGLIVVVENRHPKSFLHIQCDCTDSFNVVSTRGSLKTSDSVPPLHRQVLVILSQLEGNAGFSITHRLAHRKANQASLNDWMSSKGTHSPPLSAEVSGLHGPRPL; the protein is encoded by the exons ATGGCTGCCCCCTCGCCCTGTGGGGAGTGGTCATGCTGCCGCTGTACATTCCTAAATCCCCACGGGCAGCGACATTGCTCTATATGTGAAGCCCCTCGAAATCTCCCCGATCTGAACCAAATCCTACGACTGAGCTCCGCCGAGCAGCGCTGGTCCTGCAGCCGATGCACCTTCTCCAATCTGACTCCAACCAATCCCTCACCGCCCCCAACTGGGTGTCAGGTTTGTGGGTTCCTGCCACCTCCAGCCGTTCCAAATGGGATCCCCCGTGCACCGCACGAGGAGGTGAGATCCCCCGTCCAAGAATCCGACCCAGAGGATATAACTAGTCCTGTTCTCCAGTCTGTGCTGAATTCCGGTTGGAGTTGTCCTCGTTGTACTCTACATAACACTCCCGTGTCCACCTCCTGCTCGGCTTGTGGTGGACCTCGAAAGTTGTCCTTACCCAAAATCCCACCGGAGGCATTGGTAGTCCCAGAAGTTCTCCCGCCCCCCGCTGCTTTTCAAGGCTCAGATGAACAAGCAACAGCCCCCCTCCGTGAGCCGGACTCCCCCAGACCTTTACCCGCGCTGCCACTATCACCGGGACCACACAATATTCCTGTACCGAGAAGCCGGAGAGAGGTGGCACCGGATAATCCACTCTCTCCCCCTCCTTCTGCTTCTAGTCGTCTTCCAAAACGTCTGAGCATCTTGGAAGAAGAGGTAACGGCAGCCGAAACTACTCCATCCTCTGCCGAGCCACAGACGCTGGACACCACCTGGTCTTGTGGAAAATGCACTTTACGTAACGTGGGTAGTGCCAGTAGGTGTTGTGTCTGTGGGGCAACACGGGCGAGCGAGAGTGACAGTAATACAGCGGCAATGGAGGGCTTGCCATCCCCATCCAGCACAGTAGTCCTCCCCATGCCCGTTCCCCGGAGGACAGAGTGGGCCTGCCCGGCGTGTACCCTGCTAAACGAGACTCGATGCACTCACTGCGTGGCATGTCACACCGCGCAGGGCTACGTGGCCCAGCACCGCAAAGTGGGGACACGGATGTTACGTCGTAGGGAGAGCGTACGGGCCGAAACCAGAAGGCAGACGGATGAAGGCGAAGCCAAGGAGCTGTGGGAGAACATCGTCAAATTTTGTCGGGAG TTGTCCTCTTGGCTGTCCCCATCCCAGAACAAAGTGAATTTTGTGGATGACAGCTTTCCTCCTGGACCTCTTTCTGTGGGATTTCCGGAGTCagatagtgtacagcagagggtgaAGCAGTGGCTGCGACCGCAGGAGATCAACTGCAGCATCTTCAAGGACCGCGGAGTCAAGTGGTCTGTGTTTCGCACTCCAAGACCCTCCGACATACTGCAGGGGCTGCTGGGAAACTGCTG GTTTCTCAGTGCGCTGGCAGTGTTGGCAGAAAGACCTGAACTGGTAGAAAAGGTGATGATCACAAGGACGATCTGCCCAGAAGGAGCTTATCAGGTGCGGCTATGCAAAGATGGCACCTGGAGCACAGTCCTGGTGGATGACATGCTGCCATGTGATGAAGCAGGGTACCTTCTCTTTTCTCAG GCCCAAAGGAAGCAGCTCTGGGTGGCTCTGATCGAAAAGGCTCTGGCAAAGCTGCACGGCTCCTACTTCGCCCTCCAGGCAGGTCGCGCTATTGAGGGTTTGGCCACCCTGACTGGAGCACCCTGTGAGAGCCTAATGCTACAAGTCAGCTCCACTAACCCCCGGGAGGAGACGGTGGACACGGATCTCATCTGGGCCAAAATGCTGAGCTCTAAGGAAGCCGG GTTTCTAATGGGAGCGTCCTGTGGAGGTGGAAACATGAAGGTGGATGACGCAGCTTATGAAAGTGTCGGACTGAGGCCTCGCCATGCCTACTCCATACTGGACGTTCGGGATGTGCACACTCACCG CCTCCTCCGTCTCCGTAACCCTTGGGGTCGCTTCTCTTGGAATGGATGCTGGTCGGATGATTGGGTCTTATGGCCGGCTTCACTCAAACATGAACTGATGCCCCACGGTAGCAGCGAAGGCGTCTTCTGGATGGAGTACAATGATTTTATCCG GTACTTTGACTCAGTTGACATCTGTAAGATCCACACGGACTGGCATGAAGTGAGAGTCCAGGGCACTTTCCCGAACAAAGCCTCGACTCCTGTGACTGTCACATCCCTGACGGTGGTGGAGCGGACGGCACTGGAGTTCTCACTGTTTCAGGAAGGCAGCAG ACGATCTGACACTGTGGACAGTCACTTACTGGACCTCTGCATCATGGTTTTCCGGGCATCTCATGGCGGTACAGGGAAAGTGATGTTAGGACGACTGATGGCGCACAGCAAAAGAGCGGTGAAGAAATTTGTAGGATGCGATGTAATGCTGGAGCCCGGAGAATACGCCGTAGTGTGTTGTGCCTTCAACCACTGGCACACCTTGAACCTGGGAGCATCATCTAACGTTCAGG CGTCCAGTCCCACCGGTAGCGGTAATAATCGCCGTTCCGCTCCAGACCCCATGGGGTACGTCTTGGCCATTTATAGCTCCAGGCTTGTCATGGTTGAGCAAGTGGAAGCACAACCAACAACGCTGGCGGATGCCATTATCCTGCTGACAGAAGACAAGGGGGAGCGACACGAG ggTCGGGAGGGGATGACCTGCTATTATCTAACACACGGATGGGCCGGGCTGATCGTAGTTGTAGAAAATCGCCATCCCAAATCTTTCCTGCACATCCAGTGCGATTGCACAGACAGCTTCAATGTTGTGTCCACTCGAGGCAGCCTCAAAACCAGCGACAGTGTGCCCCCTCTGCACAG GCAGGTGCTGGTCATTTTGTCTCAGCTGGAGGGAAACGCTGGCTTTTCCATAACTCATCGACTCGCACATCGGAAAGCGAACCAAGCTTCACTGAATGACTGGATGTCCAGCAAAGGCACCCACAGCCCCCCGCTGTCTGCAGAGGTGTCCGGCTTGCATGGTCCCCGACCTCTCTGA
- the CAPN15 gene encoding calpain-15 isoform X1 yields MGSSASSLAAEGKSHHGSMGTAYPGFGLLGWHRSGLPGSMWQGTVLPMYRTHRLPDPMAAPSPCGEWSCCRCTFLNPHGQRHCSICEAPRNLPDLNQILRLSSAEQRWSCSRCTFSNLTPTNPSPPPTGCQVCGFLPPPAVPNGIPRAPHEEVRSPVQESDPEDITSPVLQSVLNSGWSCPRCTLHNTPVSTSCSACGGPRKLSLPKIPPEALVVPEVLPPPAAFQGSDEQATAPLREPDSPRPLPALPLSPGPHNIPVPRSRREVAPDNPLSPPPSASSRLPKRLSILEEEVTAAETTPSSAEPQTLDTTWSCGKCTLRNVGSASRCCVCGATRASESDSNTAAMEGLPSPSSTVVLPMPVPRRTEWACPACTLLNETRCTHCVACHTAQGYVAQHRKVGTRMLRRRESVRAETRRQTDEGEAKELWENIVKFCRELSSWLSPSQNKVNFVDDSFPPGPLSVGFPESDSVQQRVKQWLRPQEINCSIFKDRGVKWSVFRTPRPSDILQGLLGNCWFLSALAVLAERPELVEKVMITRTICPEGAYQVRLCKDGTWSTVLVDDMLPCDEAGYLLFSQAQRKQLWVALIEKALAKLHGSYFALQAGRAIEGLATLTGAPCESLMLQVSSTNPREETVDTDLIWAKMLSSKEAGFLMGASCGGGNMKVDDAAYESVGLRPRHAYSILDVRDVHTHRLLRLRNPWGRFSWNGCWSDDWVLWPASLKHELMPHGSSEGVFWMEYNDFIRYFDSVDICKIHTDWHEVRVQGTFPNKASTPVTVTSLTVVERTALEFSLFQEGSRRSDTVDSHLLDLCIMVFRASHGGTGKVMLGRLMAHSKRAVKKFVGCDVMLEPGEYAVVCCAFNHWHTLNLGASSNVQASSPTGSGNNRRSAPDPMGYVLAIYSSRLVMVEQVEAQPTTLADAIILLTEDKGERHEGREGMTCYYLTHGWAGLIVVVENRHPKSFLHIQCDCTDSFNVVSTRGSLKTSDSVPPLHRQVLVILSQLEGNAGFSITHRLAHRKANQASLNDWMSSKGTHSPPLSAEVSGLHGPRPL; encoded by the exons ATGGGGAGTTCGGCATCTTCCCTGGCAGCAGAGGGCAAGTCACACCATGGCTCCATGGGCACTGCATACCCTGGATTCGGCTTGCTGGGCTGGCATAGAAGCGGGCTCCCGGGGTCTATGTGGCAGGGCACAGTCCTCCCCATGTACAGGACGCACAG GCTTCCAGATCCCATGGCTGCCCCCTCGCCCTGTGGGGAGTGGTCATGCTGCCGCTGTACATTCCTAAATCCCCACGGGCAGCGACATTGCTCTATATGTGAAGCCCCTCGAAATCTCCCCGATCTGAACCAAATCCTACGACTGAGCTCCGCCGAGCAGCGCTGGTCCTGCAGCCGATGCACCTTCTCCAATCTGACTCCAACCAATCCCTCACCGCCCCCAACTGGGTGTCAGGTTTGTGGGTTCCTGCCACCTCCAGCCGTTCCAAATGGGATCCCCCGTGCACCGCACGAGGAGGTGAGATCCCCCGTCCAAGAATCCGACCCAGAGGATATAACTAGTCCTGTTCTCCAGTCTGTGCTGAATTCCGGTTGGAGTTGTCCTCGTTGTACTCTACATAACACTCCCGTGTCCACCTCCTGCTCGGCTTGTGGTGGACCTCGAAAGTTGTCCTTACCCAAAATCCCACCGGAGGCATTGGTAGTCCCAGAAGTTCTCCCGCCCCCCGCTGCTTTTCAAGGCTCAGATGAACAAGCAACAGCCCCCCTCCGTGAGCCGGACTCCCCCAGACCTTTACCCGCGCTGCCACTATCACCGGGACCACACAATATTCCTGTACCGAGAAGCCGGAGAGAGGTGGCACCGGATAATCCACTCTCTCCCCCTCCTTCTGCTTCTAGTCGTCTTCCAAAACGTCTGAGCATCTTGGAAGAAGAGGTAACGGCAGCCGAAACTACTCCATCCTCTGCCGAGCCACAGACGCTGGACACCACCTGGTCTTGTGGAAAATGCACTTTACGTAACGTGGGTAGTGCCAGTAGGTGTTGTGTCTGTGGGGCAACACGGGCGAGCGAGAGTGACAGTAATACAGCGGCAATGGAGGGCTTGCCATCCCCATCCAGCACAGTAGTCCTCCCCATGCCCGTTCCCCGGAGGACAGAGTGGGCCTGCCCGGCGTGTACCCTGCTAAACGAGACTCGATGCACTCACTGCGTGGCATGTCACACCGCGCAGGGCTACGTGGCCCAGCACCGCAAAGTGGGGACACGGATGTTACGTCGTAGGGAGAGCGTACGGGCCGAAACCAGAAGGCAGACGGATGAAGGCGAAGCCAAGGAGCTGTGGGAGAACATCGTCAAATTTTGTCGGGAG TTGTCCTCTTGGCTGTCCCCATCCCAGAACAAAGTGAATTTTGTGGATGACAGCTTTCCTCCTGGACCTCTTTCTGTGGGATTTCCGGAGTCagatagtgtacagcagagggtgaAGCAGTGGCTGCGACCGCAGGAGATCAACTGCAGCATCTTCAAGGACCGCGGAGTCAAGTGGTCTGTGTTTCGCACTCCAAGACCCTCCGACATACTGCAGGGGCTGCTGGGAAACTGCTG GTTTCTCAGTGCGCTGGCAGTGTTGGCAGAAAGACCTGAACTGGTAGAAAAGGTGATGATCACAAGGACGATCTGCCCAGAAGGAGCTTATCAGGTGCGGCTATGCAAAGATGGCACCTGGAGCACAGTCCTGGTGGATGACATGCTGCCATGTGATGAAGCAGGGTACCTTCTCTTTTCTCAG GCCCAAAGGAAGCAGCTCTGGGTGGCTCTGATCGAAAAGGCTCTGGCAAAGCTGCACGGCTCCTACTTCGCCCTCCAGGCAGGTCGCGCTATTGAGGGTTTGGCCACCCTGACTGGAGCACCCTGTGAGAGCCTAATGCTACAAGTCAGCTCCACTAACCCCCGGGAGGAGACGGTGGACACGGATCTCATCTGGGCCAAAATGCTGAGCTCTAAGGAAGCCGG GTTTCTAATGGGAGCGTCCTGTGGAGGTGGAAACATGAAGGTGGATGACGCAGCTTATGAAAGTGTCGGACTGAGGCCTCGCCATGCCTACTCCATACTGGACGTTCGGGATGTGCACACTCACCG CCTCCTCCGTCTCCGTAACCCTTGGGGTCGCTTCTCTTGGAATGGATGCTGGTCGGATGATTGGGTCTTATGGCCGGCTTCACTCAAACATGAACTGATGCCCCACGGTAGCAGCGAAGGCGTCTTCTGGATGGAGTACAATGATTTTATCCG GTACTTTGACTCAGTTGACATCTGTAAGATCCACACGGACTGGCATGAAGTGAGAGTCCAGGGCACTTTCCCGAACAAAGCCTCGACTCCTGTGACTGTCACATCCCTGACGGTGGTGGAGCGGACGGCACTGGAGTTCTCACTGTTTCAGGAAGGCAGCAG ACGATCTGACACTGTGGACAGTCACTTACTGGACCTCTGCATCATGGTTTTCCGGGCATCTCATGGCGGTACAGGGAAAGTGATGTTAGGACGACTGATGGCGCACAGCAAAAGAGCGGTGAAGAAATTTGTAGGATGCGATGTAATGCTGGAGCCCGGAGAATACGCCGTAGTGTGTTGTGCCTTCAACCACTGGCACACCTTGAACCTGGGAGCATCATCTAACGTTCAGG CGTCCAGTCCCACCGGTAGCGGTAATAATCGCCGTTCCGCTCCAGACCCCATGGGGTACGTCTTGGCCATTTATAGCTCCAGGCTTGTCATGGTTGAGCAAGTGGAAGCACAACCAACAACGCTGGCGGATGCCATTATCCTGCTGACAGAAGACAAGGGGGAGCGACACGAG ggTCGGGAGGGGATGACCTGCTATTATCTAACACACGGATGGGCCGGGCTGATCGTAGTTGTAGAAAATCGCCATCCCAAATCTTTCCTGCACATCCAGTGCGATTGCACAGACAGCTTCAATGTTGTGTCCACTCGAGGCAGCCTCAAAACCAGCGACAGTGTGCCCCCTCTGCACAG GCAGGTGCTGGTCATTTTGTCTCAGCTGGAGGGAAACGCTGGCTTTTCCATAACTCATCGACTCGCACATCGGAAAGCGAACCAAGCTTCACTGAATGACTGGATGTCCAGCAAAGGCACCCACAGCCCCCCGCTGTCTGCAGAGGTGTCCGGCTTGCATGGTCCCCGACCTCTCTGA
- the CAPN15 gene encoding calpain-15 isoform X2 — MGSSASSLAAEGKSHHGSMGTAYPGFGLLGWHRSGLPGSMWQGTVLPMYRTHRLPDPMAAPSPCGEWSCCRCTFLNPHGQRHCSICEAPRNLPDLNQILRLSSAEQRWSCSRCTFSNLTPTNPSPPPTGCQVCGFLPPPAVPNGIPRAPHEEVRSPVQESDPEDITSPVLQSVLNSGWSCPRCTLHNTPVSTSCSACGGPRKLSLPKIPPEALVVPEVLPPPAAFQGSDEQATAPLREPDSPRPLPALPLSPGPHNIPVPRSRREVAPDNPLSPPPSASSRLPKRLSILEEEVTAAETTPSSAEPQTLDTTWSCGKCTLRNVGSASRCCVCGATRASESDSNTAAMEGLPSPSSTVVLPMPVPRRTEWACPACTLLNETRCTHCVACHTAQGYVAQHRKVGTRMLRRRESVRAETRRQTDEGEAKELWENIVKFCRENKVNFVDDSFPPGPLSVGFPESDSVQQRVKQWLRPQEINCSIFKDRGVKWSVFRTPRPSDILQGLLGNCWFLSALAVLAERPELVEKVMITRTICPEGAYQVRLCKDGTWSTVLVDDMLPCDEAGYLLFSQAQRKQLWVALIEKALAKLHGSYFALQAGRAIEGLATLTGAPCESLMLQVSSTNPREETVDTDLIWAKMLSSKEAGFLMGASCGGGNMKVDDAAYESVGLRPRHAYSILDVRDVHTHRLLRLRNPWGRFSWNGCWSDDWVLWPASLKHELMPHGSSEGVFWMEYNDFIRYFDSVDICKIHTDWHEVRVQGTFPNKASTPVTVTSLTVVERTALEFSLFQEGSRRSDTVDSHLLDLCIMVFRASHGGTGKVMLGRLMAHSKRAVKKFVGCDVMLEPGEYAVVCCAFNHWHTLNLGASSNVQASSPTGSGNNRRSAPDPMGYVLAIYSSRLVMVEQVEAQPTTLADAIILLTEDKGERHEGREGMTCYYLTHGWAGLIVVVENRHPKSFLHIQCDCTDSFNVVSTRGSLKTSDSVPPLHRQVLVILSQLEGNAGFSITHRLAHRKANQASLNDWMSSKGTHSPPLSAEVSGLHGPRPL; from the exons ATGGGGAGTTCGGCATCTTCCCTGGCAGCAGAGGGCAAGTCACACCATGGCTCCATGGGCACTGCATACCCTGGATTCGGCTTGCTGGGCTGGCATAGAAGCGGGCTCCCGGGGTCTATGTGGCAGGGCACAGTCCTCCCCATGTACAGGACGCACAG GCTTCCAGATCCCATGGCTGCCCCCTCGCCCTGTGGGGAGTGGTCATGCTGCCGCTGTACATTCCTAAATCCCCACGGGCAGCGACATTGCTCTATATGTGAAGCCCCTCGAAATCTCCCCGATCTGAACCAAATCCTACGACTGAGCTCCGCCGAGCAGCGCTGGTCCTGCAGCCGATGCACCTTCTCCAATCTGACTCCAACCAATCCCTCACCGCCCCCAACTGGGTGTCAGGTTTGTGGGTTCCTGCCACCTCCAGCCGTTCCAAATGGGATCCCCCGTGCACCGCACGAGGAGGTGAGATCCCCCGTCCAAGAATCCGACCCAGAGGATATAACTAGTCCTGTTCTCCAGTCTGTGCTGAATTCCGGTTGGAGTTGTCCTCGTTGTACTCTACATAACACTCCCGTGTCCACCTCCTGCTCGGCTTGTGGTGGACCTCGAAAGTTGTCCTTACCCAAAATCCCACCGGAGGCATTGGTAGTCCCAGAAGTTCTCCCGCCCCCCGCTGCTTTTCAAGGCTCAGATGAACAAGCAACAGCCCCCCTCCGTGAGCCGGACTCCCCCAGACCTTTACCCGCGCTGCCACTATCACCGGGACCACACAATATTCCTGTACCGAGAAGCCGGAGAGAGGTGGCACCGGATAATCCACTCTCTCCCCCTCCTTCTGCTTCTAGTCGTCTTCCAAAACGTCTGAGCATCTTGGAAGAAGAGGTAACGGCAGCCGAAACTACTCCATCCTCTGCCGAGCCACAGACGCTGGACACCACCTGGTCTTGTGGAAAATGCACTTTACGTAACGTGGGTAGTGCCAGTAGGTGTTGTGTCTGTGGGGCAACACGGGCGAGCGAGAGTGACAGTAATACAGCGGCAATGGAGGGCTTGCCATCCCCATCCAGCACAGTAGTCCTCCCCATGCCCGTTCCCCGGAGGACAGAGTGGGCCTGCCCGGCGTGTACCCTGCTAAACGAGACTCGATGCACTCACTGCGTGGCATGTCACACCGCGCAGGGCTACGTGGCCCAGCACCGCAAAGTGGGGACACGGATGTTACGTCGTAGGGAGAGCGTACGGGCCGAAACCAGAAGGCAGACGGATGAAGGCGAAGCCAAGGAGCTGTGGGAGAACATCGTCAAATTTTGTCGGGAG AACAAAGTGAATTTTGTGGATGACAGCTTTCCTCCTGGACCTCTTTCTGTGGGATTTCCGGAGTCagatagtgtacagcagagggtgaAGCAGTGGCTGCGACCGCAGGAGATCAACTGCAGCATCTTCAAGGACCGCGGAGTCAAGTGGTCTGTGTTTCGCACTCCAAGACCCTCCGACATACTGCAGGGGCTGCTGGGAAACTGCTG GTTTCTCAGTGCGCTGGCAGTGTTGGCAGAAAGACCTGAACTGGTAGAAAAGGTGATGATCACAAGGACGATCTGCCCAGAAGGAGCTTATCAGGTGCGGCTATGCAAAGATGGCACCTGGAGCACAGTCCTGGTGGATGACATGCTGCCATGTGATGAAGCAGGGTACCTTCTCTTTTCTCAG GCCCAAAGGAAGCAGCTCTGGGTGGCTCTGATCGAAAAGGCTCTGGCAAAGCTGCACGGCTCCTACTTCGCCCTCCAGGCAGGTCGCGCTATTGAGGGTTTGGCCACCCTGACTGGAGCACCCTGTGAGAGCCTAATGCTACAAGTCAGCTCCACTAACCCCCGGGAGGAGACGGTGGACACGGATCTCATCTGGGCCAAAATGCTGAGCTCTAAGGAAGCCGG GTTTCTAATGGGAGCGTCCTGTGGAGGTGGAAACATGAAGGTGGATGACGCAGCTTATGAAAGTGTCGGACTGAGGCCTCGCCATGCCTACTCCATACTGGACGTTCGGGATGTGCACACTCACCG CCTCCTCCGTCTCCGTAACCCTTGGGGTCGCTTCTCTTGGAATGGATGCTGGTCGGATGATTGGGTCTTATGGCCGGCTTCACTCAAACATGAACTGATGCCCCACGGTAGCAGCGAAGGCGTCTTCTGGATGGAGTACAATGATTTTATCCG GTACTTTGACTCAGTTGACATCTGTAAGATCCACACGGACTGGCATGAAGTGAGAGTCCAGGGCACTTTCCCGAACAAAGCCTCGACTCCTGTGACTGTCACATCCCTGACGGTGGTGGAGCGGACGGCACTGGAGTTCTCACTGTTTCAGGAAGGCAGCAG ACGATCTGACACTGTGGACAGTCACTTACTGGACCTCTGCATCATGGTTTTCCGGGCATCTCATGGCGGTACAGGGAAAGTGATGTTAGGACGACTGATGGCGCACAGCAAAAGAGCGGTGAAGAAATTTGTAGGATGCGATGTAATGCTGGAGCCCGGAGAATACGCCGTAGTGTGTTGTGCCTTCAACCACTGGCACACCTTGAACCTGGGAGCATCATCTAACGTTCAGG CGTCCAGTCCCACCGGTAGCGGTAATAATCGCCGTTCCGCTCCAGACCCCATGGGGTACGTCTTGGCCATTTATAGCTCCAGGCTTGTCATGGTTGAGCAAGTGGAAGCACAACCAACAACGCTGGCGGATGCCATTATCCTGCTGACAGAAGACAAGGGGGAGCGACACGAG ggTCGGGAGGGGATGACCTGCTATTATCTAACACACGGATGGGCCGGGCTGATCGTAGTTGTAGAAAATCGCCATCCCAAATCTTTCCTGCACATCCAGTGCGATTGCACAGACAGCTTCAATGTTGTGTCCACTCGAGGCAGCCTCAAAACCAGCGACAGTGTGCCCCCTCTGCACAG GCAGGTGCTGGTCATTTTGTCTCAGCTGGAGGGAAACGCTGGCTTTTCCATAACTCATCGACTCGCACATCGGAAAGCGAACCAAGCTTCACTGAATGACTGGATGTCCAGCAAAGGCACCCACAGCCCCCCGCTGTCTGCAGAGGTGTCCGGCTTGCATGGTCCCCGACCTCTCTGA